AAATTCATAAAAAATCAAATAATAATAATAATAATAATAATAATAATAATAGACTGACCAAAATTGCTATTAAACCCAGAAAATCCCTTTTAACGAAGGGATTTTTTGTTTTTGCCAATCCCGATACCTATCGTTAAAAAGAATCTAAAAGAGTTTTTAGTTTTTCAGCCTTGTATATATTTATACAAAGTCCCAGCGGGACATCATATTTATAGAAATTTATAAATCATTTGAAAGAACCCCATCGGGGTGAAATAACAATTTATTACATTATAAAAATATATCGCTCCGATGGAGCTTTTAATCCTCCTGATCTTTGTGTTTCTATAAATACGATGCTCCGCTGGAGCATTAAATAAAAAATCTACTTTGTGAAGTTTTTGTTTTTATTCCTAATTAAATCTCCTGGATTATCCTCTATTTAAAAACCGTTTTCTTTTAATCGTTTAAAAAATAAGTCGCAAATAATTTGCCTATCTACTAATAGGTAGTATATTTGATAAAAATTTATTGCGATGACAACAAGAGAAGTAATCATAGACAAAGCCGACCAATTTATTAGAGATAAAGGTTATAATGCTTTTAGTTTTAAAGACATTTCTAATGATATTGGAATCAAAACAGCTTCAATTCATTATCATTTCCCGACCAAATCAGATCTTGGCGTAGCAACAATTAAAGAACATATTGCCAGATATGAAGGTTTAAAGGAACACGTCGCAAATGAATCTCCCTTAACAAAACTTGAATCTTTCCTGGCCGTTCATACTCAAATTGAATTTGAAAATAAAGTCTGTATTGTTGGTTCTCTGGCAACAGATTTAAATACGCTGGATGAATCCATAAAAGACGAATTAAAAATATTTGCTCATTTGGTAATAACCTGGATAACTGAAATATTAACCGAAGGATTGGAG
This genomic window from Flavobacterium sp. 9 contains:
- a CDS encoding TetR/AcrR family transcriptional regulator; amino-acid sequence: MTTREVIIDKADQFIRDKGYNAFSFKDISNDIGIKTASIHYHFPTKSDLGVATIKEHIARYEGLKEHVANESPLTKLESFLAVHTQIEFENKVCIVGSLATDLNTLDESIKDELKIFAHLVITWITEILTEGLEKKIFDFKMEPRTKAIMIITNMVAIVQLSRLTDRNDFELVKQTILTELRPQK